The nucleotide window GTTACGTTTCGGGGCGGACGCCCATATCGACGCGCAGAGCCCCGCCATGCACAAGGTTCTTCAGATTTGAGTGTCAGGAATGGTCTTTGTGCGTTTGCGCAGCGCAGAGAAGCCTCTATGACGCACCGCTTGTTGTGTTCCGCCCAATTCGCGGTGAATCACGTGATCCGCGGTTTACGATCTGCTTCGCCCCCGTACGGGCCATTCGGTCACGACATTCGTAGTGGCCGACTCCGCCAATTCGCTCGGCCACGTTCTTGTCATTGCGCCGGTAATCGATGACATCCGCGGAGCGTCTGTTGGCGATGCAAGTGCGTCGCTCGGATCGGCAGTGACCGAGATGCTGGTTACGCCGGTGGATGAGACCGTGGTCGCTTGCGCGGTGCCGGCAATTTCGTCAGCTACGGCAGCCAGCGTTGCAAGCCAATTCGATGAGACTAGAGCGAGGTCTTGCGCGTTGACGATGCCGTCGCCGTTCACGTCGCCGACGGGCCCATTGCTGAGCCAATTCGCAGTGATCAGGGCCAGGTCTTGCGAATTGACAATGCCGTCGCCATTAACGTCCCCAAGCAAAACAGCTTTAGGAACAACGCTAAACGTTTGATTGTTGGTAGGCGTTCCGAGGTATCCGTTGTTGTCGAAAGCCTGGACTTGCCATTGGTAGTTGTGTCCGTTGGTCAGCGGGGTGGTGGGAGTGTAAGTGGTGCCTGCCAGCGACAAGTTGCTGAGGATGGTCTGCCCGTTCGTGGTATCGACCAGC belongs to Pirellulales bacterium and includes:
- a CDS encoding dockerin type I domain-containing protein gives rise to the protein LVDTTNGQTILSNLSLAGTTYTPTTPLTNGHNYQWQVQAFDNNGYLGTPTNNQTFSVVPKAVLLGDVNGDGIVNSQDLALITANWLSNGPVGDVNGDGIVNAQDLALVSSNWLATLAAVADEIAGTAQATTVSSTGVTSISVTADPSDALASPTDAPRMSSITGAMTRTWPSELAESATTNVVTEWPVRGRSRS